One window from the genome of Spiractinospora alimapuensis encodes:
- a CDS encoding YybH family protein: MTTPARTVDTRPEDLSGLFFSRLNAGDVEGALALFESTAVSRFPDGRVFEGREAVRTGLEELAELDVTFPLVEDEPALVTGDLALTSRRLPNGDVPVEVARRQSDGSWLWVLDNANVLS; this comes from the coding sequence ATGACCACCCCCGCACGCACCGTCGACACCCGCCCCGAGGACCTGAGTGGGCTGTTCTTCTCCCGACTCAACGCTGGCGACGTCGAAGGCGCCCTCGCGCTGTTCGAGTCGACGGCGGTGTCCAGGTTTCCTGACGGCCGGGTCTTCGAGGGCCGCGAGGCCGTGCGCACGGGCCTCGAGGAGCTGGCCGAGCTGGACGTCACGTTCCCCCTCGTGGAGGACGAACCCGCTCTGGTCACCGGCGACCTCGCTCTCACATCGCGACGCCTCCCCAACGGCGACGTGCCGGTGGAGGTGGCACGTCGCCAGAGCGACGGAAGCTGGCTCTGGGTGCTCGACAACGCGAACGTCCTCAGTTAG
- a CDS encoding class I SAM-dependent methyltransferase has protein sequence MKETELLGVQQTLSPVLKAKALDCRLPDPILGDRHAERVMRRLDPGYDSRGFGTSQMGLAAVVRAKAHDDWARGFLADHPDTVVLHLGCGLDTRVQRIDPPSTVDWYDLDYPSVIELRDRFLPPREHYTLISSSVTDLTWLESVPRDRPLLMIAEGLVPYLTEDDLRRLLTSLVNAFPTGQLQFDTAPVWAWRMSRWDPTLRKYGTRIHCGFDDPSTLADCHPRLRYVDEAPMYDAPVLMAKAPPNVRRAYRLLNLIPGMTRATRIVRFRF, from the coding sequence ATGAAGGAGACCGAACTCCTCGGAGTACAGCAGACCCTCAGCCCCGTCCTCAAGGCCAAAGCACTGGACTGTCGACTCCCGGATCCGATCCTCGGCGACCGACACGCCGAGCGGGTCATGCGTCGCCTCGACCCTGGGTACGACAGCCGCGGGTTCGGCACCAGTCAGATGGGCCTGGCAGCCGTGGTCCGCGCGAAGGCCCACGACGACTGGGCCCGTGGATTTCTCGCCGACCACCCCGACACGGTGGTACTGCACCTGGGCTGCGGCCTCGACACACGGGTTCAGCGGATCGACCCGCCCTCCACCGTCGACTGGTACGACCTGGACTACCCGAGCGTCATCGAGCTTCGGGACCGTTTCCTGCCGCCCCGCGAGCACTACACCCTGATCAGCTCCAGTGTCACCGACCTGACCTGGTTGGAGTCCGTACCCCGGGACCGACCGTTGCTGATGATCGCTGAAGGACTGGTGCCGTACCTGACCGAGGACGATCTCCGGCGACTACTGACCAGCCTGGTCAACGCGTTCCCCACCGGCCAGCTACAGTTCGACACGGCGCCGGTCTGGGCATGGCGCATGTCCAGGTGGGACCCCACGCTCCGTAAGTATGGCACCCGGATCCACTGCGGCTTCGACGATCCGTCCACGCTCGCCGACTGCCATCCCCGGCTGAGGTACGTCGACGAAGCACCGATGTACGACGCGCCGGTCCTGATGGCCAAGGCTCCCCCGAACGTCCGCCGCGCGTACCGCCTCCTGAACCTGATCCCGGGAATGACGCGAGCGACGCGCATCGTGCGCTTCCGGTTCTAG
- a CDS encoding poly-gamma-glutamate hydrolase family protein, translating into MITRTATVATTAFLTFTLVPGVPATAGAEDTYANYAELAAHETEGVDYRRTTRAGGTDLAHIAIHGGRIEPPTTELADHAAQAGDHAFATFEGIKRSGNGVLHITATRFDEPMTLEVVAASDYTISWHGAAGDHPTTYVGGLDTELRDTVRAELRASGFDAPDSIPDGLAGEDPDNIANRNARGAGVQLEITHAQRATFLDDGSPTETFRDYTAAVERAAAQR; encoded by the coding sequence GTGATCACCAGGACCGCGACCGTGGCCACGACCGCGTTTCTCACCTTCACCCTGGTCCCCGGGGTACCGGCGACCGCGGGGGCGGAGGACACCTACGCCAACTACGCCGAACTCGCCGCCCACGAGACCGAGGGCGTGGACTACCGGCGGACCACGCGCGCCGGCGGAACCGACCTCGCGCACATCGCCATCCACGGAGGCCGCATCGAACCCCCCACCACCGAACTCGCCGACCACGCCGCCCAGGCCGGTGACCACGCCTTCGCCACGTTCGAGGGGATCAAGCGGAGCGGAAACGGCGTTCTGCACATCACCGCCACCCGCTTCGACGAACCCATGACCCTAGAGGTCGTCGCCGCCTCCGACTACACGATCTCCTGGCACGGGGCCGCCGGCGATCACCCCACCACCTACGTCGGTGGGCTCGACACCGAACTGCGCGACACGGTCCGCGCGGAACTCCGCGCCTCGGGCTTCGACGCGCCCGACTCGATCCCCGACGGTCTCGCGGGCGAAGACCCCGACAACATCGCCAACCGCAACGCCCGAGGCGCGGGTGTCCAACTGGAGATCACCCACGCACAACGCGCCACCTTCCTCGACGACGGTTCACCCACCGAGACCTTCCGCGACTACACCGCCGCCGTCGAACGAGCCGCGGCCCAGCGCTGA
- a CDS encoding IS5 family transposase (programmed frameshift): protein MVRRHELSDAEWALLAPLMPAHPHKGKRWADHRKVINAILFRTRTGIPWRDLPERYGPWETAAGRHRRWSLDGTWDRIAERLRIDAATGEALEVGIDSTTVRAHHHAAGATKKGKRPGTNRTDEALGRSRGGLTTKIHLIADNRRRPLAIATSPGQRGDTRMFEPLMAALRLPRSAGRSRTRPDRLLADKAYSSSAIRAHLRRRGIRATIAQPHDQSANRKRKGAKGGRPPTFDRDTYRNRNTVERSINLLKQNRAVATRYDKRAVIYDGTTQIASIRIWLRDLTRSKNTT, encoded by the exons ATGGTTCGACGCCATGAACTTAGCGATGCTGAGTGGGCTTTGCTCGCCCCGCTCATGCCCGCCCACCCCCACAAAGGAAAGCGGTGGGCCGACCACCGCAAGGTCATCAACGCGATCCTGTTCAGAACCCGCACCGGGATCCCCTGGCGGGATCTGCCCGAGCGGTACGGGCCCTGGGAGACCGCCGCCGGGCGGCACCGCCGCTGGTCACTGGACGGGACCTGGGACAGGATCGCCGAACGGCTGCGTATCGACGCCGCCACCGGCGAGGCCCTCGAGGTCGGCATCGACTCCACCACCGTGCGCGCCCACCACCACGCCGCCGGCGCCACAAAAAAGGGGAAACGGCCCGGAACGAACCGGACGGAT GAAGCACTGGGACGCTCCCGGGGAGGACTGACCACCAAAATTCACCTGATCGCCGACAACCGTCGCCGCCCCTTGGCCATCGCCACCAGCCCCGGCCAACGCGGGGACACCCGCATGTTCGAGCCGCTAATGGCCGCGCTACGGCTACCGCGCAGCGCCGGCCGCTCACGGACTCGCCCAGACCGTCTACTGGCAGACAAGGCCTACTCCTCATCAGCGATCCGGGCCCACCTGCGCAGACGAGGCATCCGGGCGACCATCGCCCAACCCCACGACCAAAGCGCCAACCGCAAACGCAAAGGAGCCAAAGGCGGCAGACCCCCGACCTTCGACCGGGACACCTACCGAAACCGCAACACCGTCGAACGGTCCATCAACCTGCTCAAGCAAAACCGAGCGGTCGCGACCAGATACGACAAACGAGCCGTGATCTACGACGGAACCACGCAAATCGCCTCCATCCGGATCTGGCTCCGCGACCTCACCCGTTCAAAAAACACGACCTAG
- a CDS encoding Dabb family protein — MIYHCIRFTIKPGVSQETVDAIIAGMTAENSGDSSAFFGRDVGGEYEYGAVSVWEDLESYEAMMNDPAHLEIDRVGLPLIEKFMSFDISDDPDPEFAEKIAAIHQRRFDAHPDLVELIDNLKEYTGSAAPGRHAV, encoded by the coding sequence ATGATCTACCACTGCATTCGGTTCACAATCAAGCCTGGTGTCTCCCAGGAGACCGTCGACGCCATCATCGCGGGCATGACCGCGGAGAACTCGGGTGACTCCTCTGCGTTCTTCGGTCGCGACGTCGGTGGTGAGTACGAGTACGGCGCGGTCTCGGTGTGGGAGGACCTCGAGAGCTACGAGGCGATGATGAACGACCCCGCTCACCTGGAGATCGACCGGGTCGGACTGCCGTTGATCGAGAAGTTCATGTCGTTCGACATCAGCGACGATCCGGATCCGGAGTTCGCCGAGAAGATCGCCGCGATCCACCAGCGCCGGTTCGACGCCCACCCCGACCTGGTCGAGCTGATTGACAACCTCAAGGAGTACACGGGCAGCGCCGCACCGGGGCGGCACGCGGTCTGA
- a CDS encoding GbsR/MarR family transcriptional regulator, giving the protein MVESGMPRMAARVYAALLVTDSGKLSAAELAERLGVGAPAISGAVKYLVRTRLVERGREPGTRHDFCRIHDHTWSHYISSSDPVLVRVQTSAEEGVAILGPDSPAGRRLDETRRFFGFMREEVKRSMAKWQRLQAAAREPD; this is encoded by the coding sequence ATGGTCGAATCCGGGATGCCCCGGATGGCCGCGCGAGTGTACGCCGCGTTGCTGGTCACCGACTCCGGAAAGCTGTCCGCCGCCGAGCTCGCCGAGCGACTGGGCGTGGGCGCGCCAGCGATCTCCGGGGCCGTCAAATACCTGGTTCGGACACGTCTAGTCGAACGCGGCCGTGAACCCGGCACTCGGCACGACTTCTGCCGGATCCACGACCACACATGGAGCCACTACATCAGCAGCTCTGACCCGGTCCTGGTCCGGGTGCAGACCAGCGCCGAGGAGGGGGTAGCGATCCTGGGCCCCGACTCCCCCGCGGGGCGACGGTTGGACGAGACCCGTCGGTTCTTCGGGTTCATGCGCGAGGAGGTGAAGCGCTCGATGGCGAAGTGGCAACGGCTCCAAGCCGCCGCGCGCGAGCCCGACTGA
- a CDS encoding NmrA family NAD(P)-binding protein, with product MNTPTVLVIGATGTVGSALVPELKGQGVNVRAMVRDPARAVPGVENVVADLRDPDALMTAMKDVHAVFLNSPSTEDAADLQKRVAFLAQNVGVSRLVPLSQYAARADSPVRFLRWHADVENYVSQLDLDVTVLRPNLYMQGLFAFAGTIAHGWFGAPIGAAAVSAIDTRDIAASAAAVLTGQGHGGRTYTLTGPRAVTHDEIAEAMAAATSREVVFRDVPPGEFAAALADAVPPWQLDGLVEDYAHYARGEAAEVHTSVTDLTGRPARDITEFARDHAAVFTPA from the coding sequence ATGAACACTCCCACCGTGCTCGTGATCGGCGCGACCGGAACAGTGGGTTCCGCACTGGTCCCCGAGCTCAAGGGCCAGGGCGTGAACGTCCGCGCCATGGTCCGCGATCCCGCGCGAGCCGTCCCCGGAGTCGAGAACGTCGTCGCCGACCTCCGGGACCCGGACGCGCTCATGACGGCGATGAAGGACGTCCACGCGGTGTTCCTCAACAGTCCGTCGACCGAGGACGCCGCGGACCTGCAGAAGCGGGTCGCCTTCCTCGCCCAGAACGTCGGTGTGTCCAGGCTCGTGCCGTTGTCGCAGTACGCGGCGCGTGCCGACTCTCCCGTCCGCTTCCTGCGCTGGCACGCGGACGTCGAGAACTACGTCAGCCAACTCGACCTCGACGTTACGGTGCTGCGCCCCAACCTCTACATGCAGGGGCTGTTCGCCTTCGCCGGCACCATCGCACACGGTTGGTTCGGGGCGCCCATCGGCGCGGCCGCGGTCAGCGCGATCGACACCCGGGACATCGCGGCCTCCGCCGCCGCCGTGCTGACGGGGCAGGGCCACGGCGGCCGGACCTACACCCTGACCGGGCCGCGGGCGGTGACCCACGACGAGATAGCCGAGGCGATGGCGGCGGCCACCAGCCGGGAGGTCGTCTTCCGCGACGTGCCCCCCGGAGAGTTCGCCGCCGCGCTGGCCGACGCGGTACCGCCCTGGCAGCTCGACGGTCTCGTCGAGGACTACGCCCACTACGCCCGAGGTGAGGCCGCGGAGGTGCACACCTCCGTCACCGATCTCACCGGGAGGCCCGCGCGCGACATCACCGAGTTCGCACGCGACCACGCCGCCGTTTTCACCCCGGCCTGA
- a CDS encoding GMC oxidoreductase → MTDRFDADAIVVGSGFGGAVAAARLAQAGFSVVVLERGRRWAPGEFPRRPRLDDGWLWEVNQGLFDIRWLDGMGSVQAAGWGGGSLAYANVFARPFEGTRDDRWPEHLRRETLDPYYDLAAHMMGVSPVVEDPRTGRIPPRTELMEGLLEHSDKAEATLRPNLAVTFGDPDAWRPNVHGAQRRGCAFVGECVIGCNHGAKNTLDFTYLAAAESAGARGVTDARVHRIERRDGGYAVITSAPSDPSAPDREWVAPRVVLAAGAVATNELLLRARDVHGTLPDLSPELGRGFSGNGDFLTIAELRGRRDDMTTGPTITTNTVLDVPEGRRAVWYQVQEGAFPPPLNVLFDTILPGQRVRGWWRRKVRRTDPRQMFTVLAMGNDSGQGTLRLDRQGEATLDWRNKWQAHLYRSQVRVGPLVAKLLDARLYNPFTWSLLRRTITVHALGGARPGPDAASAVVDEAGEVHGHPGLFVMDGSVLPAATGVNPSATILAAAERAIETVIRRSGEPDWRAPEWDSVVPAGAPEDAAFAAMSELHARTKGDGLVFRERMATGRDQRPRVVVTLEAEIPGMDPFFEDEAHTVCMRGTIDVEGVASGAEVSGTLSLFPERGHEAMAYAMVFDDDSGRPWRFSGTKSVRSRNPLALLSGLTTLHTEISPVDDASEGESHRIVMAIAPGDLARLGTSISGRAFTRTRRLRAVSRFVSFFASATMRRRPSRPADRAGAEAAARPASRRSHPA, encoded by the coding sequence GTGACTGATCGATTCGATGCCGACGCCATCGTCGTCGGCAGCGGGTTCGGGGGCGCGGTGGCCGCCGCCCGTCTCGCGCAGGCGGGGTTCTCCGTTGTCGTCCTCGAACGGGGCCGGCGGTGGGCGCCTGGCGAGTTCCCCCGCCGACCCCGACTCGACGACGGCTGGTTGTGGGAGGTCAACCAGGGGCTTTTCGACATTCGCTGGCTCGACGGCATGGGCAGCGTCCAGGCCGCCGGGTGGGGAGGTGGATCGCTGGCGTACGCGAACGTCTTCGCCCGCCCCTTCGAGGGAACGCGGGACGATCGCTGGCCGGAACACCTCCGCCGCGAGACCCTCGACCCCTACTATGACCTGGCCGCGCACATGATGGGCGTCTCGCCGGTGGTCGAGGATCCGCGCACAGGCCGGATCCCGCCCCGCACCGAGCTCATGGAGGGCCTCCTCGAACACTCCGACAAGGCCGAGGCCACCCTCCGGCCCAACCTCGCGGTGACGTTCGGGGATCCCGACGCCTGGCGTCCGAACGTCCACGGGGCCCAGCGGCGCGGCTGCGCGTTCGTCGGGGAGTGTGTGATCGGCTGCAATCACGGAGCCAAGAATACCCTGGACTTCACCTATCTCGCCGCGGCGGAGAGCGCCGGGGCGCGGGGCGTCACCGACGCCAGAGTGCACCGGATCGAAAGACGGGATGGCGGCTACGCGGTGATTACCTCCGCTCCGTCCGACCCGAGCGCCCCCGACCGAGAATGGGTCGCTCCCCGGGTCGTGCTGGCGGCTGGCGCGGTGGCGACCAACGAACTCCTGCTGCGGGCCCGCGACGTGCACGGCACCCTTCCGGACCTATCGCCGGAGCTGGGGCGGGGGTTCTCCGGCAACGGCGACTTCCTGACGATCGCCGAGCTCCGTGGTCGGCGGGACGACATGACGACCGGGCCCACCATCACCACCAACACCGTGTTGGACGTCCCGGAGGGACGACGCGCGGTCTGGTACCAGGTGCAGGAGGGCGCCTTCCCCCCACCACTGAACGTCCTGTTCGACACCATCCTTCCGGGGCAACGGGTCCGGGGTTGGTGGCGGCGCAAGGTCAGGAGGACCGACCCGCGCCAGATGTTCACCGTGCTCGCGATGGGCAACGACTCCGGCCAGGGGACACTGCGGCTGGATCGCCAGGGTGAGGCGACCCTGGACTGGCGCAACAAGTGGCAGGCACACCTCTACCGCTCCCAGGTACGGGTCGGACCCTTGGTCGCCAAGCTCCTGGACGCTCGCCTGTACAACCCGTTCACCTGGTCGTTGCTGCGGCGCACCATCACCGTGCACGCTCTTGGCGGGGCACGCCCTGGACCTGACGCCGCCTCGGCCGTCGTCGACGAGGCCGGCGAGGTGCACGGCCACCCGGGGCTGTTCGTGATGGACGGGTCGGTGCTCCCGGCAGCGACCGGGGTCAATCCCTCCGCGACCATCCTCGCCGCGGCGGAACGCGCGATCGAGACCGTGATCCGCCGCTCCGGAGAGCCCGACTGGCGCGCTCCCGAGTGGGACTCGGTGGTACCCGCTGGCGCCCCGGAGGACGCCGCCTTCGCGGCCATGTCCGAGCTCCACGCCCGCACCAAGGGCGACGGTCTCGTGTTCCGCGAACGCATGGCCACAGGCCGAGATCAGAGACCACGCGTCGTCGTGACCCTGGAGGCCGAGATCCCCGGCATGGACCCCTTCTTCGAGGACGAGGCGCACACGGTGTGCATGCGGGGGACGATCGACGTCGAGGGTGTCGCCTCGGGGGCGGAGGTCTCCGGAACCCTCTCGCTGTTCCCCGAGCGTGGACACGAGGCCATGGCCTACGCGATGGTCTTCGACGACGACAGTGGACGCCCGTGGCGGTTCTCCGGCACGAAGTCGGTGCGCTCGCGGAACCCGCTGGCGTTACTGAGCGGACTCACCACCCTGCACACCGAGATATCCCCGGTCGACGACGCGTCGGAGGGGGAAAGTCACCGCATCGTGATGGCCATCGCACCCGGTGACCTGGCACGGCTGGGGACGTCGATCTCGGGCAGGGCGTTCACGCGCACCCGCCGACTGCGAGCGGTGTCCCGTTTCGTGTCGTTCTTCGCATCCGCGACGATGCGACGACGGCCGTCGCGACCCGCCGACCGGGCCGGCGCCGAGGCCGCGGCGCGCCCCGCGTCACGCCGGTCGCATCCGGCCTGA
- a CDS encoding ATP-binding protein has translation MPASPVPALVGRDTEISSLFSLTDAARRGTGGALVVRGEPGIGKSTLLRHVESAVSEDFQVIRASGAEFEGELPFATLHQLCVPLLGHLEALSAPYHDSLRVAFGLAEGVPDPFRVGLAALDLMAVAAAERPLLCLVDDAHWMDDASARAVTFLARRVSAEPVAMVFAARDQEPVRGLDELPGLRLDGLTDAQSRSLLAAERTVTLDDRVRDRILAEARGNPLALIELPKAGGFALPTPSPVASRIERSFHARAAELAPEARLLLVLASADPTGDATLVWAAAQRLDIDVPAASSAVESSGLVRFDTRARFCHPLARSAVYRTADAAQRRTAHRALADTIDPGVAPDRQVWHRALATTGPDEHVAAGLEASASRAQARGGVAAAAAFLERAAALSLDPDTQTRRTLSAARATLEAGDANAATDLVASIDADALNDAEHATVDLLRGQIALSIGADGADSGPDFMLRAARRLTSTDPRRARECVVSALEMALVVGKAAGVMDRVLAAARSVPPAPHSPDLLDGLVLLHTEGHWAGAPVLREALTGDNEGWTRVPALATMLAGELWDMDLYATIVEWLGATARDTGSPMAIRLSLSQVALSAAFAGDFGRAMAAIAEEEAIADAFGDVPQLYAKVHLVTMRGRRQEALDLFAEVGNRGVGQLAANTDSAAAVLHNALGEYPEALAAASRTWARGELFTSGFALPELVEAAVRCGERAVAESALASLTERAAHAGTQYGLSVAAGARALVHGSEDDYRTSVAYLADTWLEPDLARARLRYGEWLRRAGRRRDAREQLNAAHELFSRIGMEAFAERAAGELRATGAVVRGRAEHTYDQLTMQEMHIAREVAAGATTKEVAARLFLSPRTIDAHLRNIFRKLGITSRRQLRDIPDVT, from the coding sequence ATGCCCGCGAGTCCCGTCCCCGCGCTTGTTGGCCGGGACACCGAGATCAGTTCTCTCTTCTCCCTGACCGACGCGGCACGGCGGGGTACGGGCGGCGCGCTCGTCGTCCGTGGTGAGCCAGGAATCGGAAAGAGCACACTGCTGCGTCACGTTGAGAGCGCGGTGTCGGAGGACTTCCAGGTCATCCGCGCCTCCGGGGCGGAGTTCGAGGGTGAGCTACCGTTCGCCACGCTGCACCAGCTCTGTGTGCCACTGTTGGGGCACCTGGAGGCCCTGTCGGCGCCCTATCACGACTCCCTGCGCGTCGCGTTCGGCCTCGCCGAGGGAGTTCCGGATCCGTTCCGGGTCGGCCTCGCGGCCCTCGACCTGATGGCCGTCGCGGCGGCGGAACGTCCACTTCTGTGCCTCGTCGACGACGCGCACTGGATGGACGACGCCTCGGCTCGGGCGGTGACGTTCCTGGCCCGACGGGTCTCGGCCGAACCGGTGGCGATGGTGTTCGCGGCCCGGGACCAGGAACCCGTCCGTGGGCTGGACGAACTGCCCGGACTGAGGCTCGATGGCCTGACCGACGCGCAGTCACGCTCCCTCCTGGCGGCCGAGAGAACCGTGACCCTCGACGACCGGGTGCGGGATCGGATCCTCGCCGAGGCACGCGGAAACCCGTTGGCCCTGATCGAGCTTCCGAAGGCCGGCGGGTTCGCGCTTCCGACACCGTCACCGGTCGCCAGCCGGATCGAGCGGAGCTTCCACGCCAGAGCGGCCGAGCTCGCGCCCGAGGCGCGCCTGTTGCTGGTTCTCGCCAGCGCGGATCCCACCGGTGACGCGACACTGGTGTGGGCGGCGGCCCAACGGCTGGACATCGACGTGCCCGCCGCGTCCTCCGCCGTGGAGTCGTCCGGTCTGGTGCGGTTCGACACGCGGGCCCGATTCTGCCACCCCCTGGCGCGTTCGGCGGTCTATCGCACGGCCGACGCGGCCCAGCGTCGAACGGCGCACCGCGCCCTGGCCGACACGATCGACCCAGGAGTCGCCCCCGACCGACAGGTGTGGCACCGCGCACTGGCCACGACCGGGCCGGACGAACACGTGGCCGCGGGGCTGGAGGCGTCGGCCTCGCGCGCCCAGGCGCGCGGCGGTGTGGCGGCGGCCGCGGCCTTCCTCGAACGTGCGGCGGCTCTCTCACTGGACCCCGACACACAAACGCGACGGACGCTCTCCGCCGCGAGGGCCACCCTCGAGGCGGGCGACGCGAACGCCGCGACGGATCTGGTGGCAAGCATCGACGCCGACGCCCTGAATGATGCTGAGCACGCGACCGTCGACCTGTTGCGCGGTCAGATCGCGCTGTCCATTGGTGCGGACGGGGCGGACAGCGGGCCCGACTTCATGCTCCGCGCCGCTCGGCGGCTCACCTCCACCGATCCGCGACGCGCGCGCGAGTGTGTGGTCTCGGCGCTGGAGATGGCCCTCGTCGTCGGCAAGGCCGCCGGGGTGATGGACCGCGTCCTCGCGGCGGCGCGATCGGTGCCACCGGCTCCCCACTCCCCTGACCTCCTCGACGGGCTGGTGTTACTGCACACCGAAGGACACTGGGCCGGAGCTCCGGTACTGCGTGAGGCTCTCACCGGTGACAACGAGGGATGGACCCGGGTCCCGGCGTTGGCCACGATGCTCGCGGGTGAACTGTGGGACATGGACCTCTACGCCACCATCGTCGAGTGGTTGGGGGCGACTGCGCGGGACACGGGGTCGCCGATGGCCATCCGCCTCTCCTTGTCGCAGGTCGCGTTGTCCGCCGCGTTCGCCGGTGACTTCGGTCGCGCGATGGCGGCGATCGCTGAGGAGGAGGCGATCGCCGACGCCTTCGGCGACGTGCCGCAGTTGTACGCCAAGGTGCACCTGGTGACGATGCGGGGCCGCCGGCAGGAGGCACTCGACCTGTTCGCCGAGGTGGGGAACAGGGGCGTCGGGCAGCTGGCGGCGAACACCGACAGCGCGGCGGCCGTGTTGCACAATGCTCTCGGGGAGTATCCGGAGGCGTTGGCCGCCGCGTCGCGTACATGGGCACGCGGTGAGCTGTTCACCTCCGGCTTCGCGCTCCCGGAGCTGGTCGAGGCGGCGGTCCGGTGCGGCGAGCGTGCGGTGGCGGAGTCCGCGCTCGCCTCCCTGACCGAACGCGCGGCGCACGCGGGAACCCAGTACGGCCTCAGCGTCGCCGCCGGTGCCCGGGCGTTGGTCCATGGCTCGGAGGACGACTACCGTACGTCCGTCGCGTACCTGGCCGACACCTGGCTGGAGCCGGATCTCGCCCGGGCGCGTCTGCGCTACGGGGAGTGGCTCCGTCGCGCGGGGCGCCGCCGTGACGCACGGGAGCAGTTGAACGCCGCGCACGAGCTGTTCTCACGGATCGGCATGGAGGCGTTCGCCGAGCGGGCCGCTGGAGAGCTGCGGGCCACCGGTGCCGTGGTGCGCGGGCGGGCGGAACACACCTACGACCAGTTGACCATGCAGGAGATGCACATCGCCCGTGAGGTCGCGGCGGGTGCCACCACCAAGGAAGTGGCCGCCCGCCTGTTCCTCAGCCCGCGAACCATCGACGCCCACCTGCGCAACATCTTCCGCAAACTCGGAATCACCTCCCGCAGGCAGCTCAGGGACATACCCGACGTCACCTGA
- a CDS encoding NAD(P)-dependent oxidoreductase, which translates to MTSVLVLGATGRSGAAVIAELPPSVRVVAALRSPRDATRPPTVPAPVEAVVLDLTDPTSVRAAARGIDVVVNAVRLREDIPPAALVDLHESLRSAAPNDPGIVTVGGAGSLHLPDGTRFWRHPSFPPPTLPRGIAHAQLRDHLESGAAGAGWVYLIPPPTFVPDGPRLGDFASSDRPPTSTRSRRPEP; encoded by the coding sequence ATGACCAGCGTCCTCGTCCTCGGGGCGACCGGCCGCTCGGGGGCCGCCGTGATCGCCGAACTCCCCCCTTCGGTGCGCGTCGTCGCCGCGCTGCGTTCGCCGCGCGACGCGACCCGTCCGCCCACGGTTCCGGCCCCGGTCGAAGCAGTGGTCCTCGACCTCACCGACCCGACCAGCGTCCGCGCGGCCGCCCGGGGCATTGACGTGGTCGTGAATGCCGTCCGCCTCCGTGAGGACATCCCGCCGGCGGCTCTCGTGGATCTGCACGAGTCCCTACGGTCCGCGGCCCCGAACGACCCGGGGATCGTGACCGTCGGTGGGGCGGGATCGCTGCACCTGCCGGACGGGACACGGTTCTGGAGACATCCGTCGTTCCCCCCACCGACACTGCCACGCGGGATCGCCCACGCCCAGCTGCGTGACCACCTAGAATCCGGTGCGGCGGGTGCGGGGTGGGTCTACCTCATCCCACCGCCGACCTTCGTCCCCGACGGTCCCCGGCTTGGGGACTTCGCCTCGAGCGACCGTCCGCCGACGAGTACACGTTCGCGGCGACCGGAGCCGTGA
- a CDS encoding ABC transporter permease: MTETVTVATGAPVSGSRPSPIDSRYSYASFAFAFLFGHGAFAVSQGPAPLVNLPMWVPLTLLAMGIVPGVVLALLGGIRARRGASEAYIRREKLAGNAWATGFVALTFLITALTSSVDMPTHVENVLWPVGAVFIVGMINIAEGAARDNALHYYLGSWLALISTAALFLDSPGPYWVLTLAGGSGYVIAAVLESRRLATRGGAGPA; encoded by the coding sequence ATGACCGAGACCGTCACCGTCGCCACGGGCGCCCCCGTGAGCGGCTCTCGTCCGAGTCCGATCGACAGCCGCTACTCCTACGCCAGCTTCGCCTTCGCCTTCTTGTTCGGCCACGGCGCCTTCGCGGTTTCCCAGGGCCCCGCCCCGCTGGTGAACCTCCCCATGTGGGTGCCGCTGACACTGCTCGCCATGGGCATCGTGCCCGGCGTGGTGCTCGCGCTCCTCGGAGGCATCCGTGCGCGCCGGGGAGCCTCGGAGGCGTACATCCGCCGCGAGAAACTGGCAGGCAACGCCTGGGCCACCGGTTTCGTCGCCCTCACCTTCCTCATCACCGCCCTCACCAGCAGCGTCGACATGCCCACGCACGTCGAGAACGTCCTGTGGCCCGTCGGAGCCGTGTTCATCGTCGGCATGATCAACATCGCGGAGGGGGCCGCCCGCGACAACGCGCTGCACTACTACCTCGGCAGTTGGCTGGCCCTCATCTCAACCGCCGCGCTCTTCCTCGACTCCCCGGGCCCGTACTGGGTCCTCACCCTCGCCGGCGGTTCCGGTTACGTGATCGCGGCCGTCCTGGAGTCCCGCCGGCTGGCGACGCGGGGAGGCGCCGGGCCCGCCTGA